One Microbacterium esteraromaticum genomic window carries:
- the putP gene encoding sodium/proline symporter PutP, whose product MSDQIFIYVALGLYFAAMLAIGYLAYKRTTDHEDYMLGGRNLPPWVAALSAGASDMSGWLVMGLPGAIYLSGLIEAWIAIGLTIGAYLNWLLVAPRLRAYTEVSRNSITVPSFLENRLRDSTHLLRILSGIVILVFFTLYISAGMVAGGKFFVSSFDGDYLTGMLLVGGITLLYTLFGGFLGASLTDVVQGIMMVVALIVVPIAAVIAIGGVDETGGLIAENASQGHLSFFGNDGLTGATVLAIVSSLAWGLGYFGQPHIVVRFMALRSPQQAKSARRIGISWMVVSMFGAIISGLIGIAYMAAKGIDLADPETVVLIMSKTLLHPFVAGIVLAAVLAAIMSTISSQLIVSSSALVEDLFKVFRRTPPPTKSLVMLGRIAVLAVAVIAILLAITPNDTILGLVSFAWAGFGAAFGPVILLSLFWRKLTNWGALAGMFVGAATVFIWKALETGLYELLPAFVFAMVAAVVVSLVTYRHDEEIQQEFTETGAMLTVPRPHAVGDTP is encoded by the coding sequence ATGTCCGATCAGATCTTCATCTACGTCGCGCTCGGCCTGTACTTTGCGGCGATGCTGGCCATCGGCTATCTGGCCTACAAGCGCACGACCGACCACGAGGACTACATGCTCGGCGGGCGTAACCTCCCACCGTGGGTCGCCGCACTCAGCGCAGGCGCGTCGGACATGTCGGGCTGGCTGGTGATGGGGCTTCCCGGCGCGATCTACCTCTCGGGCCTCATCGAGGCCTGGATCGCGATCGGGCTCACGATCGGTGCTTACCTGAACTGGCTGCTCGTGGCCCCGCGCCTGCGTGCCTACACCGAGGTGTCCCGCAACTCGATCACGGTGCCCAGCTTCCTCGAGAACCGCCTGCGCGATTCGACCCACCTGCTGCGCATCCTCTCGGGCATCGTGATCCTCGTCTTCTTCACTCTGTACATCTCGGCCGGTATGGTGGCGGGCGGCAAGTTCTTCGTGAGCTCCTTCGACGGCGACTACCTCACTGGAATGCTGCTAGTCGGAGGAATCACGCTGCTGTACACCCTGTTCGGCGGATTCCTCGGGGCGTCGCTGACCGACGTGGTGCAGGGGATCATGATGGTCGTAGCGCTCATCGTCGTGCCTATCGCGGCCGTCATCGCGATCGGCGGCGTTGATGAGACCGGCGGCCTCATCGCCGAGAACGCCTCGCAGGGGCACCTGTCGTTCTTCGGCAATGACGGGCTCACGGGGGCAACGGTGCTCGCGATCGTCTCGTCGCTCGCCTGGGGACTTGGCTACTTCGGCCAGCCGCATATCGTTGTCCGCTTCATGGCGTTGCGCTCACCGCAGCAGGCCAAGAGCGCACGGCGCATCGGGATCTCATGGATGGTGGTGTCGATGTTCGGCGCGATCATCTCGGGTCTGATCGGCATCGCCTACATGGCGGCCAAGGGCATCGATCTCGCTGATCCCGAGACGGTTGTGCTGATCATGTCGAAGACGCTGCTGCACCCCTTCGTCGCCGGAATCGTGTTGGCGGCCGTGCTCGCGGCGATCATGAGCACCATCTCGAGTCAGCTGATCGTGAGCTCGTCGGCGCTGGTCGAAGACCTCTTCAAGGTGTTCCGACGGACCCCGCCGCCGACGAAGTCCCTCGTGATGCTCGGTCGCATCGCCGTGCTCGCCGTCGCCGTCATCGCGATCCTGCTGGCCATCACACCCAACGACACCATCCTCGGCCTGGTCTCGTTCGCATGGGCAGGCTTCGGTGCCGCGTTCGGCCCGGTCATCCTCCTCAGCCTGTTCTGGCGCAAGCTCACCAACTGGGGCGCTCTGGCCGGCATGTTCGTCGGCGCGGCCACGGTGTTCATCTGGAAGGCGCTCGAGACCGGGCTCTACGAGCTGCTGCCTGCGTTCGTGTTCGCCATGGTCGCCGCAGTCGTCGTCAGCCTGGTCACCTACCGCCACGACGAGGAGATCCAGCAGGAGTTCACCGAGACCGGCGCGATGCTGACGGTCCCGCGCCCGCACGCGGTCGGCGACACTCCCTGA